One Flavobacterium sp. 90 DNA segment encodes these proteins:
- the accC gene encoding acetyl-CoA carboxylase biotin carboxylase subunit, with translation MFKKILIANRGEIALRVIRTCKEMGIKTVAVYSTADAESLHVKFADEAVCIGPPPSNLSYLKMSNIIAAAEITNADAIHPGYGFLSENAKFSKICQEHGIKFIGAAPEMIDKMGDKASAKATMKAAGVPCVPGSDGLLESFEQTQKLAKEFGYPVMLKATAGGGGKGMRAVWKEDELLKAWESARQEAAAAFGNDGMYMEKLIEEPRHIEIQVVGDSYGKACHLSERDCSVQRRHQKLTEETPSPFMTDELRAAMGEAAVKAAEFIKYEGAGTVEFLVDKHRNFYFMEMNTRIQVEHPITEQVIDYDLIREQIMVAAGIPISGKNYLPQLHAIECRINAEDPYNDFRPSPGKITTLHMPGGHGVRLDTHVYSGYSIPPNYDSMIAKLITTAQSREEAISKMRRALDEFVIEGVKTTIPFHRQLMDDPRYIAGDYTTAFMDTFKMNPIE, from the coding sequence ATGTTTAAAAAAATATTAATTGCGAATAGAGGAGAAATTGCACTTCGTGTAATTCGTACATGTAAGGAAATGGGAATCAAAACTGTAGCAGTTTACTCTACAGCCGATGCGGAGAGTTTACATGTTAAGTTTGCTGATGAAGCGGTTTGTATTGGTCCCCCTCCAAGTAACTTATCGTATTTGAAAATGTCAAATATTATTGCTGCTGCAGAAATTACTAACGCAGACGCAATACATCCAGGATATGGATTTCTTTCTGAGAATGCTAAATTCTCAAAAATTTGTCAAGAGCACGGAATCAAATTTATTGGTGCCGCTCCTGAAATGATTGATAAAATGGGAGATAAAGCTTCTGCAAAAGCTACAATGAAAGCTGCAGGAGTTCCATGTGTACCAGGTTCTGACGGATTATTAGAATCTTTCGAACAAACACAAAAATTAGCTAAAGAATTTGGTTACCCGGTTATGCTTAAAGCTACCGCTGGTGGTGGTGGAAAAGGAATGCGTGCGGTATGGAAAGAAGATGAATTATTGAAAGCATGGGAAAGTGCACGTCAGGAAGCTGCTGCTGCATTTGGAAATGACGGGATGTACATGGAGAAACTTATCGAAGAGCCACGTCATATCGAAATTCAGGTTGTTGGAGATTCATACGGAAAAGCATGTCATCTTTCTGAAAGAGACTGTTCAGTACAACGTCGTCACCAAAAATTAACTGAAGAAACACCTTCACCATTCATGACAGACGAATTGCGTGCTGCAATGGGAGAAGCTGCTGTAAAAGCTGCAGAATTCATTAAGTACGAAGGAGCTGGAACTGTAGAGTTTTTAGTGGACAAACACAGGAACTTCTATTTCATGGAAATGAATACACGTATTCAGGTTGAGCACCCAATCACAGAACAAGTTATTGATTATGATTTGATTCGTGAGCAAATTATGGTTGCTGCCGGAATTCCAATTTCAGGAAAAAACTATTTACCACAATTACACGCAATCGAATGTCGTATTAATGCTGAAGATCCTTATAACGATTTTCGTCCTTCACCAGGAAAAATTACTACACTTCATATGCCAGGAGGACACGGAGTTCGTTTAGATACTCACGTTTATTCAGGTTATAGTATTCCGCCAAACTACGATTCAATGATCGCTAAGTTAATTACTACGGCACAATCTCGTGAAGAAGCTATCAGCAAAATGCGAAGAGCTCTTGATGAATTCGTGATCGAAGGTGTAAAAACAACAATACCTTTCCATAGACAATTAATGGATGATCCAAGATATATTGCAGGAGATTATACAACTGCATTTATGGATACTTTTAAAATGAATCCAATCGAATAA
- the pdxA gene encoding 4-hydroxythreonine-4-phosphate dehydrogenase PdxA, translated as MNKKAENIIVGISIGDLNGIGSEVILKTFEDSRMLEMCTPVIFANAKILSFVKKSFTSTVQFHGVDKLDQVLPGKVNVFNLWKEGVDINLGKNDEKIGEYAIKSFVAATKALKEGTIDVLVTAPINKYNIQSEGFKFPGHTDYLDQELEGNALMMMVQDNLRVGLLTDHVPLSEVSSHLTEELITRKIETVRKSLIQDFSIVKPKIAVLGLNPHAGDGGVIGKEDDLILKPTLKKIFDAGTMVFGPFPADGFFGSGQYEKYDAIVATYHDQGLIPFKTLSFGKGVNYTAGLNKVRTSPDHGTAYDIAGKDMADFNSFKEAVYLAIDIFNSRNQYEEISKKPLKIKEKQL; from the coding sequence ATGAATAAAAAAGCAGAAAATATAATTGTTGGAATTTCAATTGGAGATTTAAACGGTATTGGAAGCGAGGTTATACTTAAAACATTCGAGGATTCACGTATGTTAGAAATGTGTACGCCAGTTATTTTTGCAAATGCCAAAATACTTTCTTTCGTTAAGAAAAGCTTTACTTCGACAGTTCAATTTCACGGCGTTGATAAATTAGATCAGGTTTTACCGGGAAAAGTAAATGTCTTTAACCTTTGGAAAGAAGGTGTTGATATTAATTTGGGTAAAAATGATGAGAAAATTGGAGAATATGCAATAAAGTCATTTGTAGCTGCAACCAAAGCCTTGAAAGAAGGTACAATTGATGTTCTTGTAACAGCTCCAATAAATAAATATAATATTCAGTCAGAAGGGTTTAAATTTCCTGGACATACAGATTATTTGGATCAGGAATTAGAAGGAAATGCATTAATGATGATGGTGCAGGACAATCTAAGAGTTGGTTTGTTGACAGATCATGTTCCGTTAAGTGAAGTTTCATCGCATTTGACAGAAGAATTAATTACAAGAAAAATTGAGACGGTTAGAAAATCTCTAATTCAGGATTTTAGTATTGTAAAGCCAAAAATTGCTGTTTTAGGATTAAATCCGCATGCTGGAGATGGTGGAGTGATAGGAAAAGAAGACGATTTGATTTTGAAGCCTACTTTAAAGAAAATATTTGATGCCGGAACAATGGTTTTTGGGCCTTTTCCTGCGGATGGTTTTTTCGGAAGCGGTCAATATGAAAAATATGACGCTATTGTGGCAACTTATCATGATCAGGGATTAATTCCTTTTAAGACCTTGTCTTTTGGAAAAGGAGTTAATTATACAGCAGGTTTAAATAAAGTGAGAACTTCGCCGGATCACGGTACAGCCTATGATATTGCTGGAAAAGACATGGCAGATTTTAATTCATTTAAAGAGGCGGTTTATCTTGCGATTGATATTTTTAACTCGCGTAATCAGTATGAGGAGATTAGTAAAAAACCTCTTAAAATAAAAGAAAAACAGTTATAA
- a CDS encoding PepSY-like domain-containing protein — translation MKKLILSAAIILGGLSVQATTPAVKTSMTQSVIQDEYTEVAADAVPAAVKSTIEKSFPNTKLEKAYKNDKNQYKLEISSGEKKYTVFTDASGNIIKK, via the coding sequence ATGAAAAAGCTAATCTTATCTGCAGCAATCATTTTAGGAGGATTATCAGTTCAGGCAACCACGCCTGCGGTAAAAACTTCAATGACACAATCAGTAATTCAGGACGAATACACTGAAGTTGCAGCTGATGCTGTTCCGGCAGCCGTAAAGTCGACTATCGAAAAATCTTTCCCTAACACGAAACTTGAAAAAGCGTACAAAAACGACAAGAATCAGTACAAACTTGAAATTTCAAGCGGAGAGAAAAAGTATACTGTATTTACAGATGCTTCAGGAAATATCATTAAAAAATAA
- a CDS encoding DUF177 domain-containing protein, producing the protein MSKTKEFLIPFIGLKLGKHHFEYQISNTFFENFDYDEFQSSDIKVGLVLDKKSNMLELEFKHKGTVNVPCDLTGEDFDLPIKGKMKLIVRFGDEFNNDNEELLILPHGEHEIDVIQYIYEMIALSVPLKRVHPGVKDGTLQSEALSKLNELKVKEVKEESKQEEDIDPRWDKLKKLLTDK; encoded by the coding sequence ATGAGCAAAACAAAAGAATTTTTAATTCCTTTCATAGGATTAAAACTAGGAAAACACCATTTTGAGTATCAAATAAGTAACACGTTCTTTGAGAACTTTGATTACGACGAATTTCAAAGTTCGGATATCAAAGTAGGTTTAGTTTTAGATAAGAAAAGCAACATGTTAGAGTTGGAATTCAAACACAAAGGAACTGTAAATGTACCTTGTGATCTAACAGGCGAAGATTTTGATCTTCCTATAAAAGGGAAAATGAAATTGATTGTTCGCTTTGGAGATGAATTCAATAATGATAACGAAGAGTTGTTGATCTTGCCGCACGGAGAGCATGAAATAGATGTAATACAATACATTTATGAAATGATTGCACTTTCGGTACCGCTAAAACGAGTTCATCCAGGAGTAAAAGACGGAACTTTACAAAGTGAAGCTTTATCAAAACTGAATGAATTAAAAGTCAAAGAAGTAAAAGAAGAGAGTAAACAAGAAGAAGATATTGACCCGCGTTGGGACAAATTAAAGAAACTATTAACGGATAAATAA
- the accB gene encoding acetyl-CoA carboxylase biotin carboxyl carrier protein, which translates to MDLKEIQNLIKFVANSGVAEVKLEMDDVKITIRTTLEGNVTETTYVQQLPAQAALPQAVAPQQTAPVVVNVNSEAPAPAEDSKFITIKSPIIGTFYRKPSPDKPVFTEVGSTIAKGDVLCVIEAMKLFNEIESEVSGKIVKILVDDMSPVEFDQPLFLVDPS; encoded by the coding sequence ATGGATTTAAAAGAAATTCAAAACCTAATCAAATTTGTAGCAAATTCGGGAGTTGCAGAAGTAAAGTTAGAAATGGATGATGTAAAAATCACTATCAGAACTACTTTAGAAGGAAATGTAACTGAAACGACTTATGTACAACAATTACCAGCTCAGGCTGCGTTGCCACAAGCAGTTGCTCCGCAACAAACTGCTCCGGTTGTTGTAAATGTAAATAGTGAAGCACCGGCTCCAGCTGAAGATTCTAAATTCATCACTATAAAATCTCCAATTATTGGAACTTTTTATAGAAAACCATCTCCGGACAAACCAGTTTTTACTGAAGTAGGAAGCACTATTGCAAAAGGTGATGTTCTTTGTGTAATTGAAGCAATGAAATTATTCAACGAAATCGAATCAGAAGTTTCAGGTAAAATTGTAAAAATTCTTGTAGACGATATGTCTCCTGTAGAATTTGACCAACCTTTATTCTTAGTTGATCCATCATAA
- the rpmF gene encoding 50S ribosomal protein L32 produces MAHPKRKISKTRRDKRRTHYKATVAQIATCPITGEAHLYHRAYWHEGKMYYRGQVVIDKSVAVA; encoded by the coding sequence ATGGCACATCCTAAGAGAAAAATCTCGAAAACAAGAAGAGATAAGAGAAGAACACATTATAAAGCTACTGTAGCTCAAATCGCTACATGTCCTATTACTGGAGAAGCACATTTATACCACAGAGCTTACTGGCATGAAGGTAAAATGTATTACAGAGGGCAAGTTGTTATCGATAAATCTGTAGCGGTTGCTTAA
- a CDS encoding sigma-54 dependent transcriptional regulator — MPKILLIEDDISFCKLLEKFLVKKAYEVTIAFSAAEAKIAIKNESFDLILTDLRLPDSDGIGLMSEFKISHPHIPVILMTGYSDVNTAVKAIKNGAADYISKPFNPDEVLLVITNALQNSEVEEETPVKEKKAAKKPVATENEFVKGISVASKKLLDHIHLVSPTDMSVLIIGESGTGKEIIAKSIHQQSTRKNNNFIAVDCGAIPKELAASEFFGHLKGSFTGAINDKIGYFEAANGGTIFLDEIGNLSYENQIQLLRALQERKIKPVGSNKEINVDIRIITATNEDLREAVKNGDFREDLYHRINEFSILSPSLKDRDEDLMVFADYFLEKANQQLNKDIIGFSPEVVTIFQNYNWPGNLRELQNCVKRATLLSQGNYIESDVLPIEFFQIQKQQNGNGNFSLSENEKEAIIHALSKAKNNKSEAAKLLKITRKTLYNKLKQYNID; from the coding sequence ATGCCAAAGATATTACTGATAGAAGATGATATTTCGTTTTGCAAATTATTAGAGAAATTTCTAGTAAAAAAAGCATACGAAGTAACTATAGCTTTCTCGGCTGCAGAAGCCAAAATAGCAATCAAGAACGAATCCTTTGATTTGATTTTGACAGATCTTCGTTTGCCTGATTCTGATGGTATTGGACTTATGTCAGAATTTAAAATTTCTCATCCTCATATTCCTGTTATTCTTATGACAGGTTATTCAGATGTAAATACAGCAGTAAAAGCCATTAAAAACGGCGCTGCAGATTATATTTCGAAACCTTTTAATCCAGATGAGGTTTTGTTGGTTATTACCAATGCATTGCAAAATTCTGAGGTCGAAGAAGAAACTCCTGTAAAAGAAAAGAAAGCAGCTAAAAAACCTGTTGCAACAGAAAATGAATTTGTAAAAGGAATTTCTGTAGCGTCTAAGAAATTACTGGATCATATTCATTTGGTAAGTCCTACAGATATGTCGGTTTTGATTATTGGTGAAAGCGGAACAGGTAAAGAAATTATTGCCAAAAGTATTCATCAGCAAAGCACCAGAAAAAACAATAACTTTATTGCAGTTGATTGCGGAGCGATTCCGAAAGAATTAGCAGCAAGTGAATTTTTCGGACATTTAAAAGGATCTTTTACAGGCGCGATAAACGATAAGATTGGTTATTTTGAAGCAGCAAATGGCGGAACTATATTTTTGGATGAAATAGGAAACCTTTCGTACGAAAATCAAATTCAGTTACTGAGAGCGCTTCAGGAGCGAAAAATAAAACCAGTTGGAAGCAACAAAGAAATTAACGTCGATATAAGGATTATTACTGCAACAAACGAAGATTTGCGTGAAGCAGTAAAAAACGGCGATTTTAGAGAAGATTTATACCATAGAATCAATGAATTCTCCATTCTTTCTCCATCATTAAAAGATCGTGATGAAGATTTGATGGTTTTTGCCGATTATTTTCTGGAAAAAGCCAATCAGCAATTAAATAAAGATATTATAGGTTTTTCACCAGAAGTCGTTACAATTTTCCAAAATTATAATTGGCCAGGAAATTTACGTGAATTGCAAAATTGCGTCAAACGCGCCACGCTTTTATCTCAGGGAAATTATATTGAAAGCGATGTTTTGCCAATAGAATTTTTTCAGATTCAAAAGCAACAAAATGGCAACGGTAATTTTTCATTATCCGAAAACGAAAAAGAAGCCATTATTCATGCTTTATCAAAAGCAAAGAATAATAAATCTGAAGCTGCAAAATTATTAAAGATTACCCGAAAGACACTTTACAATAAATTGAAACAATATAATATCGATTAA
- a CDS encoding beta-ketoacyl-ACP synthase III: MNTITAAITAVGGYVPDFVLSNKVLETMVDTNDEWITTRTGIKERRILKDADKGTSFLAIKAAQDLIAKANIDPLEIDMIIMATATADMPVASTGVFVATQIGATNAFAYDLQAACSSFLYGMSTAAAYVQSGRYKKVLLIGADKMSSIVDYTDRATCIIFGDGAGAVLFEPNYEGLGLQDEYLRSDGVGRDFLKISAGGSLIPTTEETVKNKLHNIVQDGKTVFKFAVTNMADASELILKRNNLTNEDVNWLVPHQANRRIIDATASRMELEDSKVLVNIEKYGNTTSATLPLVLNDFEHLLKKGDNIIFAAFGGGFTWGSIYLKWAYDKK, encoded by the coding sequence ATGAATACAATCACAGCCGCAATTACCGCTGTTGGAGGATACGTTCCAGACTTTGTACTTTCGAACAAAGTGCTTGAAACAATGGTCGATACCAATGACGAATGGATTACTACTCGTACCGGAATTAAAGAGAGAAGAATTCTTAAAGATGCTGACAAAGGAACTTCGTTTCTAGCTATAAAAGCAGCACAGGATTTAATAGCAAAAGCTAATATTGATCCCTTAGAGATTGATATGATAATAATGGCAACAGCTACTGCAGATATGCCTGTGGCTTCTACAGGAGTTTTTGTTGCAACACAAATTGGCGCCACTAATGCATTTGCATATGATTTACAAGCGGCGTGCTCAAGTTTTTTATATGGTATGTCTACTGCTGCAGCTTATGTACAATCAGGACGATACAAAAAAGTATTATTAATTGGTGCTGATAAAATGTCATCAATTGTTGATTATACAGACAGAGCAACTTGTATTATTTTTGGAGATGGAGCAGGAGCTGTTTTATTCGAACCAAATTATGAAGGCTTAGGCTTACAAGATGAATACTTACGAAGCGACGGTGTAGGACGCGATTTTCTTAAAATATCTGCCGGAGGTTCTCTAATACCAACTACTGAAGAGACCGTAAAAAATAAACTACACAATATTGTTCAGGACGGAAAAACAGTTTTTAAATTTGCTGTTACCAATATGGCTGATGCAAGCGAATTGATTCTAAAAAGAAACAATTTGACTAATGAGGATGTTAACTGGTTAGTACCACATCAGGCTAATAGACGTATTATAGATGCTACTGCTAGCAGAATGGAGCTTGAAGATTCAAAAGTATTAGTGAATATTGAAAAATATGGCAATACAACTTCAGCAACCTTGCCTTTAGTGTTAAATGACTTTGAACACCTGCTTAAAAAAGGAGATAATATTATTTTTGCTGCTTTTGGTGGTGGATTCACTTGGGGATCTATTTACCTAAAATGGGCTTACGATAAGAAATAA